In one window of Bradysia coprophila strain Holo2 unplaced genomic scaffold, BU_Bcop_v1 contig_200, whole genome shotgun sequence DNA:
- the LOC119075331 gene encoding 6-phosphofructo-2-kinase/fructose-2,6-bisphosphatase-like isoform X1, protein MFVNCNNKTVMAPIVMNASNGLAENGKFSSTQNSNEPSHTITPCPLKAPLVVTIVGLPCRGKSMAAKRIARHLTWRGEYPKVIRVDVNAKTDTLTEIMNWFQSGNNVAIVDGMHLTRQTRQFLTTFCNEKIFHHLFVEFDCDEKSLEDNIRETALFYKNLDSTMDWVQIFRDKLVHCSDQYEICKPAIEGPMITITNSENPLVHSVTARGVQGYLQTMILGVLSMPVIKHQLYYFTRHGESEYNVLGRIGGDADLSSRGRSYADLLTKYLTGGTSSGAIPPKLIWTSELCRTIHTVEKIPGPRAAIRDLNEINAGICEGLTYEEIHERFPQEFAWRDQDKLKYRYPHGESYLDLLQRVDSIVQALLPKTDVLVVSHQAVLRCIMAYFMGSTPEEVPYINVPLHTLLAVRSYGYEFQVETIPLQVKCVDTFRQQPKNCSPERSEADVLETVPAHFDAIVPHLIN, encoded by the exons ATTCAAATGAACCATCGCACACAATAACACCATGTCCACTAAAAGCACCCCTTGTTGTGACCATTGTTGGACTGCCATGCCGTGGCAAATCGATGGCAGCCAAACGAATCGCTCGCCACTTAACGTGGAGAGGGGAGTACCCAAAAG ttATTCGTGTGGATGTTAACGCCAAGACAGATACGTTAACCGAGATTATGAATTGGTTCCAAAGTGGTAATAATGTTGCC atcGTCGACGGGATGCATTTGACGCGTCAAACACGTCAATTCCTAACAACGTTTTGCaacgaaaaaatattccaCCATCTGTTCGTCGAGTTCGACTGTGACGAGAAAAGCCTTGAAGACAATATCCGCGAAACGGCCCTTTTCTATAAGAATTTGGACAGCACAATGGATTGGGTGCAGATCTTTCGGGACAAGTTGGTCCATTGCAGCGATCAATACGAAATATGCAAACCGGCCATCGAAGGACCCATGATCACGATAACAAATTCGGAAAATCCACTAGTACATTCGGTGACAGCACGCGGAGTTCAGGGATATCTGCAGACAATGATTTTGGGAGTGTTGTCCATGCCAGTTATTAAGCATCAATTGTACTACTTTACTCGCCACGGTGAATCCGAGTATAATGTGCTGGGTCGCATCGGTGGCGACGCAGATCTTTCGTCGAGAGGCAGAAGTTATGCTGACCTTTTGACGAAATATTTGACTGGTGGAACGAGTTCCGGAGCTATTCCTCCAAAGTTG ATCTGGACATCAGAACTCTGCAGAACCATTCACACGGTCGAAAAAATTCCCGGACCCCGAGCAGCCATCAGAGATTTGAACGAAATCAACGCTGGAATCTGTGAAGGCTTAACGTACGAAGAGATTCACGAACGATTTCCGCAAGAGTTTGCCTGGCGCGACCAAGACAAATTGAAGTATCGATATCCGCATGGCGAATCCTATCTAGATCTTTTACAACGCGTTGACAGCATCGTACAGGCCCTACTTCCAAAGACAGATGTTCTGGTTGTATCTCATCAGGCGGTGCTCAGATGTATCATGGCCTACTTTATGGGATCGACGCCTGAGGAAGTTCCATACATAAATGTACCGTTGCATACGCTGCTAGCCGTGCGGTCCTATGGCTATGAATTTCAAGTGGAAACAATACCGTTGCAAGTGAAATGTGTGGATACGTTTCGACAACAGCCAAAG AACTGCTCACCTGAACGTAGCGAGGCCGATGTCCTTGAAACCGTTCCAGCTCATTTCGACGCAATTGTGCCACATcttatcaattaa
- the LOC119075331 gene encoding 6-phosphofructo-2-kinase/fructose-2,6-bisphosphatase-like isoform X2 — protein MVFIQRKVTKKSAAPSDSNEPSHTITPCPLKAPLVVTIVGLPCRGKSMAAKRIARHLTWRGEYPKVIRVDVNAKTDTLTEIMNWFQSGNNVAIVDGMHLTRQTRQFLTTFCNEKIFHHLFVEFDCDEKSLEDNIRETALFYKNLDSTMDWVQIFRDKLVHCSDQYEICKPAIEGPMITITNSENPLVHSVTARGVQGYLQTMILGVLSMPVIKHQLYYFTRHGESEYNVLGRIGGDADLSSRGRSYADLLTKYLTGGTSSGAIPPKLIWTSELCRTIHTVEKIPGPRAAIRDLNEINAGICEGLTYEEIHERFPQEFAWRDQDKLKYRYPHGESYLDLLQRVDSIVQALLPKTDVLVVSHQAVLRCIMAYFMGSTPEEVPYINVPLHTLLAVRSYGYEFQVETIPLQVKCVDTFRQQPKNCSPERSEADVLETVPAHFDAIVPHLIN, from the exons ATGGTTTTTATTCAGCGTAAAGTAACCAAAAAATCAGCCGCACCCTCTG ATTCAAATGAACCATCGCACACAATAACACCATGTCCACTAAAAGCACCCCTTGTTGTGACCATTGTTGGACTGCCATGCCGTGGCAAATCGATGGCAGCCAAACGAATCGCTCGCCACTTAACGTGGAGAGGGGAGTACCCAAAAG ttATTCGTGTGGATGTTAACGCCAAGACAGATACGTTAACCGAGATTATGAATTGGTTCCAAAGTGGTAATAATGTTGCC atcGTCGACGGGATGCATTTGACGCGTCAAACACGTCAATTCCTAACAACGTTTTGCaacgaaaaaatattccaCCATCTGTTCGTCGAGTTCGACTGTGACGAGAAAAGCCTTGAAGACAATATCCGCGAAACGGCCCTTTTCTATAAGAATTTGGACAGCACAATGGATTGGGTGCAGATCTTTCGGGACAAGTTGGTCCATTGCAGCGATCAATACGAAATATGCAAACCGGCCATCGAAGGACCCATGATCACGATAACAAATTCGGAAAATCCACTAGTACATTCGGTGACAGCACGCGGAGTTCAGGGATATCTGCAGACAATGATTTTGGGAGTGTTGTCCATGCCAGTTATTAAGCATCAATTGTACTACTTTACTCGCCACGGTGAATCCGAGTATAATGTGCTGGGTCGCATCGGTGGCGACGCAGATCTTTCGTCGAGAGGCAGAAGTTATGCTGACCTTTTGACGAAATATTTGACTGGTGGAACGAGTTCCGGAGCTATTCCTCCAAAGTTG ATCTGGACATCAGAACTCTGCAGAACCATTCACACGGTCGAAAAAATTCCCGGACCCCGAGCAGCCATCAGAGATTTGAACGAAATCAACGCTGGAATCTGTGAAGGCTTAACGTACGAAGAGATTCACGAACGATTTCCGCAAGAGTTTGCCTGGCGCGACCAAGACAAATTGAAGTATCGATATCCGCATGGCGAATCCTATCTAGATCTTTTACAACGCGTTGACAGCATCGTACAGGCCCTACTTCCAAAGACAGATGTTCTGGTTGTATCTCATCAGGCGGTGCTCAGATGTATCATGGCCTACTTTATGGGATCGACGCCTGAGGAAGTTCCATACATAAATGTACCGTTGCATACGCTGCTAGCCGTGCGGTCCTATGGCTATGAATTTCAAGTGGAAACAATACCGTTGCAAGTGAAATGTGTGGATACGTTTCGACAACAGCCAAAG AACTGCTCACCTGAACGTAGCGAGGCCGATGTCCTTGAAACCGTTCCAGCTCATTTCGACGCAATTGTGCCACATcttatcaattaa